From the genome of Perca fluviatilis chromosome 1, GENO_Pfluv_1.0, whole genome shotgun sequence, one region includes:
- the cc2d1a gene encoding LOW QUALITY PROTEIN: coiled-coil and C2 domain-containing protein 1A (The sequence of the model RefSeq protein was modified relative to this genomic sequence to represent the inferred CDS: inserted 2 bases in 1 codon) → MSRSRNPPPRGQGAARAKQMGLLLDLSPDGGMDDEGNDEDLEAELLNLVGGGGGRSQGKKAPVPMADIEQMAALCMKDLDDEEMGDEDLEDDEDLLAELNEVLEDDEEPTPAPTLPAVTPTGPKVSVASHSAPSAAPRGATVLESLLLERIEMYKGAISNAKAAGETSKVRRYDRGFKTLQTMLASVRKGKAVNEEEIPPPVALGGKPNVTAESESIKERELPEPTRMPSLPTNQKPLREAAPKAPDMKPLHLTVPQKPAAAITPETPAISPLTPSQPDAQHSELKQAVLSRQREYKMAAINAKQSGDIDQAKQHYFTAKKLDMLVEAVDRDEPVDLSSLPPSPGDVVAKHCAPPPPQSSSKPAAPAAPAPTQVANADLPAPSSLAEALQQRMDVYKSAAEGAKSKGDDRKARMHQRIIKQYQDAIRAHKAGRPVSLSDLPVPPGCPPLQGSEGGQQNFMGVLETAMKIANQDADAEEEEEDGQREAAKPTVRPPTQKAKSPAPQAPGGSSAPKLGSKAQQQVDLLLLRRQAFLRAALRSKQMKDMTGAAQYLRHAKGLDPMITAAKSGLPVDITKIPSAPVSEEDYALARSRTSPLSQRSSEQYHGLMDLLRKQHEKCLGYSQQLTLMGNVSEALKFERLVEECMKNIEILKNAHAKGQPVPKCRTEERTFNTIKSNSNLTPNDLILYIIKGINLPAPSGVSPNDLDASVKFEFPFPSAERQRDKTSTVKSTNSPEFKENFKLNINRANRGFKRVIQSRGXKFEIVHKGLFKTDKVVGTAQLKLEALENHCDIREIIEVMDGRKTTGGKLEVRVKIREPLSGVDLQPVTEKWLVLDPVSPISPPERQKERAPSPRSKPRHESSSRSSHPNNSPPQYKLHSFSLLNYDRERLERKIAEYRKARRDPPSDLVHQHKEVTHRLQWQKAQLEGASSALLTEYENVLRRSVQGYADSVKKYSSQGNRDAAKESLGKLKMVETELESLKRKRTG, encoded by the exons ATGAGTCGCAGTCGGAACCCCCCTCCCCGGGGTCAAGGGGCAGCGCGAGCCAAACAG ATGGGGCTGCTTCTTGACCTGTCCccggatggagggatggatgaTGAGGGAAATGATGAAGACCTGGAGGCAGAGCTGCTGAATCTGgtgggaggaggtggagggagaTCACAAGGAAAGAAAG CTCCTGTTCCCATGGCTGATATAGAGCAAATGGCAGCTCTTTGTATGAAAGACCTGGATGATGAGGAAATGGGGGATGAAGATTTGGAAGATGATGAAGATCTGCTG GCAGAACTGAATGAGGTTTTGGAGGATGATGAAGAACCAACTCCTGCTCCCACCCTTCCTGCTGTCACGCCGACTGGTCCCAAAGTGAGCGTCGCATCCCACTCTGCTCCTTCTGCAGCTCCCAGGGGTGCGACTGTGTTGGAGTCTCTCCTGTTGGAGCGCATTGAAATGTATAAGGGAGCCATTTCCAATGCCAAGGCTGCGGGGGAGACGAGCAAAGTTCGAAGATACGACCGTGGGTTTAAG ACTCTGCAGACAATGTTGGCATCTGTCAGGAAAGGAAAAGCAGTCAATGAGGAGGAGATCCCGCCTCCAGTTGCTCTCGGCGGAAAGCCCAACGTCACAGCAGAGTCTGAATCGATCAAGGAACGAGAACTGCCAGAGCCCACGCGGATGCCCTCTCTGCCCACAAATCAGAAACCTCTGAGGGAGGCTGCGCCAAAAGCTCCTGATATGAAGCCGCTCCATCTGACCGTGCCCCAAAAGCCTGCTGCTGCCATCACCCCGGAAACACCTGCCATCTCTCCCCTCACCCCCAGCCAGCCCGACGCACAGCACTCCG AGCTGAAACAGGCTGTGTTGTCCAGACAAAGGGAGTATAAGATGGCGGCCATAAACGCTAAACAGAGCGGCGACATAGACCAGGCGAAACAGCACTACTTCACTGCCAAG AAGCTGGACATGCTGGTGGAGGCTGTGGACAGAGACGAACCAGTAGACCTGAGCTCACTACCTCCTTCTCCTG GAGACGTAGTAGCAAAACACTgtgcacctcctcctcctcagtcttCCTCTAAACCTGCTGCCCCCGCTGCACCTGCACCCACCCAGGTGGCTAATGCCG ATCTGCCTGCTCCCAGCAGTTTGGCAGAAGCCTTGCAGCAGAGAATGGACGTATACAAGTCAGCAGCAGAGGGAGCCAAGAGCAAAGGAGATGATCGTAAGGCTCGCATGCACCAGCGCATTATCAAG CAATACCAGGATGCCATCAGAGCTCACAAAGCTGGACGACCTGTCTCTTTGTCGGATCTACCTGTGCCACCAG GCTGTCCACCACTTCAGGGCTCAGAGGGGGGTCAGCAGAACTTCATGGGTGTCCTGGAAACGGCTATGAAAATAGCTAATCAGGATGCAGAcgcagaagaggaagaagaggatggACAAAGAGAGGCTGCCAag CCCACAGTGCGTCCACCTACCCAGAAGGCAAAGTCTCCAGCTCCTCAGGCCCCGGGAGGCTCCTCAGCTCCAAAACTGGGATCTAAAG CCCAGCAGCAAGTGGATTTACTGTTGCTAAGGCGACAGGCTTTTTTGCGTGCAGCGCTGCGCTCCAAACAGATGAAG GACATGACTGGAGCAGCGCAGTACCTCAGACATGCCAAGGGACTGGACCCCATGATCACTGCTGCCAAGTCTGGCCTACCTGTCGATATCACCAAG ATTCCCAGTGCTCCAGTGAGTGAGGAGGACTACGCCCTGGCTCGCTCCCGcacctcccctctctcccaACGCTCCAGTGAACAGTACCACGGGCTCATGGATCTTTTGCGGAAGCAGCATgag AAATGTTTGGGATACTCTCAACAGCTCACACTCATGGGCAATGTGTCTGAGGCTCTGAA GTTTGAGAGGCTAGTTGAGGAGTGTATGAAGAACATAGAGATACTGAAGAATGCACACGCCAAGGGCCAGCCAGTCCCCAAGTGCCGCACAGAGGAGAGGACCTTCAACACGATCAA GAGCAACTCCAACCTGACACCTAATGACCTGATACTGTACATCATCAAAGGCATCAACCTACCAGCTCCCTCAG GTGTCTCACCCAACGATCTGGATGCCAGTGTGAAGTTTGAGTTTCCTTTTCCCAGCGCG gagcgTCAGAGGGATAAAACGAGCACAGTAAAGAGCACCAACAGCCCAGAGTTTAAAGAGAATTTCAAACTCAACATCAACCGCGCCAACCGAGGCTTCAAACGAGTCATCCAATCCAGAGG CAAGTTTGAAATCGTCCACAAGg GCCTGTTTAAGACAGACAAAGTTGTGGGCACTGCTCAGCTGAAGCTAGAGGCTCTAGAAAACCATTGTGACATTAGAGAGATAATAGAG GTGATGGATGGACGTAAAACTACAGGTGGCAAGTTGGAGGTGAGGGTGAAGATCAGAGAGCCTTTATCAGGAGTTGATCTCCAGCCAGTGACGGAGAAGTGGCTGGTGCTCGATCCTGTGTCCCCCATTTCTCCTCCCGAGAGACAAAAGGAACGG GCTCCATCTCCTCGGTCTAAACCCAGACATGAATCGAGCAGCAGGAGCAGTCATCCCAACAACTCTCCTCCGCAGTACAAACTCCACAGCTTCAGCCTCCTCAACTATGACAGGGAGCGGCTGGAGAGAaag ATTGCAGAGTACCGAAAGGCACGACGGGATCCCCCATCTGACCTCGTCCATCAACACAAAGAGGTCACACACAGACTGCAGTGGCAGAAAGCACAGCTGGAGGGAGCCTCTTCTGCTCTACTGACAG AGTATGAAAATGTGCTGCGCCGCTCCGTCCAAGGGTACGCTGACTCTGTGAAGAAATACTCCAGCCAGGGCAACAGG GACGCTGCCAAGGAATCACTGGGCAAGTTGAAGATGGTAGAGACTGAG CTGGAATCGCTTAAAAGGAAACGCACAGGATGA